The sequence CTGCCAGAACACGGACTGGCCTATTttacaataatgacaaaaccaGTCCCAATCCTGGCCACTTGATGTATTGTTCTTTTTCAGTGAGGGAACTCCGTTGTTCTGCGCTCTAGGGAGGTTTTCTTCCTCTTAAGCTTTTGTGTGGTTCCTCTgttttattacacacacacacacacaggaaaagacagacagagaaccACAGTAAAAAGCCTTGATTACATCTTGATTGCATCTTATAGTTTGACTTGAACTCCTATCACTGTTAGCCTGCAATCAAATTAAGTTCTGCACTGGAATAATCTTACAGTAAAATAGATAAACTTGACTTGCAAGGCCTCTAAGCTTAGCCAGTCGCTTAGGCTATAGATATGATAAGTGGCATTAGATTCTTCAGTCAATATTCTGTTCTGTGTATCTGCCCCTTGAAAAACACTGTCTTGGTTTTGTTGCTGCAGTCCAACTTGCACAATCATTCACATCCACTAATGTATAATGGTTGATCTTGGTCTTACGGATGCGTCATGAACATGTAATAACATCTCTCCACTGAATGTTTCCTTAATAATTTGTTTAGTTCATTTCACTTCACCTGACACACCTTCACTACTCATACCTCTGATATCACAAAGGTGTTGAGTACAAAGGCCCATCATATAATGAATTGCTCGTTTCATTTTTGCCAACCATGGGTGGGTTTACCGGAAAGGTGCCAGTCAGAAAGATACAGCAGCCAGCCAGAGCTTAGCTGTCTCACTTGGTGCTGTGTCAACATTCGCTTGCTCCAAAGTCTGAGTCATCGTGAATAAGAGGAGAAAGTTGCACCATACTATATTACGTAGAGGCGCAACAGAGACTTGAGATAACATGTCTAACAGCAGCAAATGATGCTGGAGTGACTCATCTCTCAAAATGCTTTGAGATCTGTCACGTGCACAGAAACAGCATACAAAGGTGATCACTGAGCTGGACCCCAAGCTGCAGTACAGTGGAGGCACTGAACCACACAGACTGCCTCATAAACCTTTAGTCATGCAAATGAGTTCGATAAGGAAGATTGTTTGTCCTTTTATTCTTACTGTTGTCAacttccattcattcattttccagCATCTCCATCATTTCCTTTCCCACAAAGTCAAAGCTCCTCTCAttcatacatttcattcattcctaATCTGACCAATCAACTTGTAATCATCTTTTTTGTGCTCACTTTTGTTTGTccgcttgtttgtttttatccacTGGAGGAAGTCTaattcaaaacaaactgaaagacaCAGAGCACTGCAATATTATTTCCCTATAAGGTTATTATGgcgtgttagcaaacagtcgcATATTTAAGCATCTAGCATTTATCTGGAGTCAAGTTCCTGAGCACAACAGCTGGCTCTATAGCTGCCAGATATGCGACTTGCTTCCCCAACTACTTAGATGCTACCTTTGCTGTTTGGTACTGGACAGTTAGCTTAAAGTAGGTTTACTGGAGCTTTTTgttgctgaaaacagcagcGTTGATTaaagcagtgagactgaaccgTACAGGACATttgtggctgtaaaaccaaaacagtgagtaAAGTTCCACAGACCTGCAGAGTcggctgataattctctgtggttttGTGATTGTGCAACCAAGCAAACCATTCGCATGACATGTAATCACTTTATTCATTGTTACTGTGAAAAATACTGACTTGTggaatttaaaacattaatattttgatattCTGCTTTCAAAACTGAAGTGTTTTACTTCTTATCTTCACCATTTTCTTCAGACACACTTACAGACACACCGCAGTTTAAGAAGTTACGTCCATCATCCACCCGTGTTTATGTTTAACTTTTTGCTGAAGATATGTGCAACGGTGTAATCAtaagattttatttcatttcttttatttcattaaaaggAACAGTCTTACCATTTCACATATTTGCATCCTCACACTTTTTAGCCCACAGGCTTCCACGGACGTACAGCTCTGCAGTCATCTTTTGTTGGCTTTGTCCAAATCTTTTTCCATGTTCACTGCACAGTATAAAACATCTGAAGAGGGTGCTACCTTTGTTTAGACACAACAGTGTAAATGTGcaagatgaaaaatgactatCAAACATATACTCTAGAATTTAAAACTCaattcaagtcttttttttttttttgttaattgtcCTTAGCTACATTGGCAAGGCATCACgaaaacagcagaaatttaAAGAGAACTGAATGAAACAAGAACAATTGACACTGAtatgaaactttttttcattttgtcttcaaGTACCCTGTATAATACAAACTATCTTATTTTAAAATCTCATTTCCTTCAGGTAAACAGACTGCTTGTCACTtagtcaacaaaaacaaactgcccAAGTCACATCCTGCCTGGTTCACAAAGAACCGTTCAcacaaagaaatagaaaaataatcatttagcTTCAGTCCTTCATCTCATGATTCTGGCGTTGGGGAATAGAAACGACTGCcctcaaaacaatcaaaacaccACTTGCCCACAACGACTCTGACACAGTTTTCCTTAAACCAGGAAACTTATAAAAAAGAAACCTGTCCCTTTAAAAAAGTGCAATCTGTCCTGTAAAGGCTcatctttacaaaaacataacCATCTCATGTTCAGGTACACATAGAAGACAAATGTCCATGACGTAGATCGTAGCTGTGATGACGCTGACGTCTCTGATGACCTCACACATTGGTGACCTCGATGCTGGTGTAACCGCGGATCGGGCTCCCCTCGGTTCTGGGCGGAGTCTGGTCTCGACCTTCCCGAGGAAGGGAGCCATAGCTGCTATGGCAACTCAAGTCCCGCCCACTGCGGGCTTTGGGGCTGAAGCCTGTTGGAGGctggaacacaaacacatcatttttACTACAAATACACTCAATCAaggctgttttttctctgtttgtttggtgCAACTGAAGACAAGATTATCATTACAGCTCATTTGATGTGGGAAATATTCTCCAGTGTTGTGTAATGCTGTATGTTtatagtgttgtgttgtgtaatgTTGTATTCAGCCTGCTGTCAtacagcttgttttgtctcattaaTGTTATACACCTGCTGTGTCAAATCTGTTATATGCAGCAACAAGTTCTTCTGCACTATTATTAGTATTTGTAGAATCAAAGTGCCCAACCCTGAATATGATACTTATATCATAGGCTAAAATTAAGAGATACAACTCTTGGAAGCTTCCAGTTAGGTCATCGCCCTCCACCCACCTTGACAGCCCTCCTTCTCAGTGAGCCCTCGTCATCAGTGTGTCGGCTAGTAGAGCTGGGCGGCCTGCCCAGGGAGTTCTGGCGAAGCAATGTTGGTGGTGTTCCCAGGCCTAAACGCTCAAAGTCCTGTTTGGCGTCTGTCCTGCAGGAAGCATGGGAGGGATCAGAGTGTTGGAAACAGGGAGCTGCAGTCTGTAACTTATAGAATTTTctctcaaatgtcaaaaatagtCCCCTTCTGATGCAAGGATCTCTTATCAACTTGCACCTAGACAGAGGCTAACTGGAACCTACAGCTGGAGtctctgtctgctcacctggCTGGACAAATCAGGATTTTCATCTCCTCAATAAGGTGTCTGCGAACCATGTGCTTGCTGTTGGGGATCCCCAGCACTGTTGCCATGGCGTCAGTGTTAAAAGTCGGGTCAAGTACCAAGACAGCACCATGAACTCCACTGTTTAAGAGGCTTTCAGCAAACTCCTGCACATGCAGAAGGAAAGAGTGACTTATTTCATTCATAACATCAAATCTTAAATCCTCTGATGGTACAGTATAGCCCCTCCTGGATAAAGGTAAAGACAGGGAGATCAACTGTTGCTGAAAAGTGATGTCAAATATGCTCTGTGACAAAGAACATATTGATTCATTTGTTGCTGTTTGACATGAGGACAGATTCAAACTCTCTGAGGATATTAACAGGATGTCAGCCTAGACAGCTTTATCTCTACATACCCTGATTGCAGTCAAGCTTCATAATGGAAAAATACTTTCCTATGCCAAGACAGTAGACAGTGTTGATTGGGGATATTCATATTGCAACATCACCATAGAGGCTGTTATCCAAACGCTTTTGTAATCATCTAGAAGCAGCTTAGAAGTACAACAATAAGGGTTTTTCTCATCACTCTGTGACAATAGGGAGTGCTGAGTAAACATAATTACTCACAATACCAAGACAGTGTTCCTATAACACTCAGTACATTAACATCTGTTGATTATAAATATCTAATCAAAAGATTTGCTTGGCTGCATGGACTGCAGCGACTTTTTCTAGAAAATGTGTCAGCTTTGGTTTTAAAATAGAtgatatatttacatacatgttaAGAC is a genomic window of Thunnus maccoyii chromosome 4, fThuMac1.1, whole genome shotgun sequence containing:
- the LOC121895684 gene encoding kazrin-A-like, yielding MDHHWVAKAWLSDVGLPQYSQAFHTHLVDGRMLNSLTRRDLERHLNVTKKFHQVSLLLGIELLHLLNFDKEALQARRIQCEHQNMDPLVWTSHRVIKWIRDIDLKEFAESLLNSGVHGAVLVLDPTFNTDAMATVLGIPNSKHMVRRHLIEEMKILICPARTDAKQDFERLGLGTPPTLLRQNSLGRPPSSTSRHTDDEGSLRRRAVKPPTGFSPKARSGRDLSCHSSYGSLPREGRDQTPPRTEGSPIRGYTSIEVTNV